One Paroedura picta isolate Pp20150507F chromosome 3, Ppicta_v3.0, whole genome shotgun sequence genomic window carries:
- the SLC16A6 gene encoding monocarboxylate transporter 7 codes for MTVKAARMSCIPPNIYDKVPDGGWGWIVAFAFFFIEALTYGIIKSFGVFFTDLVESFDETNSRISWIISICVFVLTFTAPLSTVLSNRFGHHWIVMLGGVLISSGMIIGSFAGTVVEMYISIGIVSGLGYCLAFLPTVTILSQYFDKKRSLVTAVASTGECFAVFSFAPAITALKEHFGWRKSLLFVGLLQLGITACGALLRPIIIKAQEEKVLPAEEQRETKYMLENEQTRTSIDSIDSGVEVTTSPSNKHRDAKLELKSEEPKENTEVLIEASSIPNKKPKTQLLDFSVMKDYSFICYALFGLFATLGFFAPSLYIIPLSMSLGINKDCSAYILSAMAIAEVFGRISAGWVLNKKPIRKIYIELICVILLDIALFAFPFAYEFWGLITCSIFFGFMLGTVAGTHIPMLAEDDVVGIERMSSAAGVYVFVQSLSGLAGPPLAGMLVDTTKNYKSAFYSCAAGMLLAAVFLSLVRPCKTVLCQSKKKPAHETVSEPSHDVPDDFIESDLDKSEDSVRGSDSMA; via the exons ATGACTGTCAAGGCTGCAAGAATGTCCTGTATCCCTCCAAATATTTATGATAAAGTGCCTGATGGAGGATGGGGCTGGATCGTGGCGTTTGCTTTCTTCTTTATAGAAGCCCTAACATATGGCATCATCAAGTCTTTTGGAGTCTTCTTTACAGACTTGGTAGAAAGCTTTGATGAAACAAATAGCAGGATATCATGGATAATCTCAATATGTGTATTTGTGTTAACTTTTACAG CTCCCCTCTCTACAGTCCTGTCTAATCGTTTTGGTCACCATTGGATTGTGATGCTTGGAGGGGTACTGATCTCTTCTGGAATGATTATAGGCTCCTTTGCAGGCACAGTTGTTGAAATGTATATTTCCATTGGCATAGTTTCAG GCCTTGGATAttgccttgcctttcttcccactGTCACTATTCTGTCACAGTACTTTGACAAAAAACGTTCATTAGTCACCGCAGTGGCTTCTACAGGAGAATGTTTTGCTGTCTTCTCTTTTGCACCAG CTATTACAGCTTTGAAAGAACACTTTGGTTGGAGAAAAAGCCTCCTGTTTGTTGGTTTACTGCAGCTTGGAATCACTGCTTGTGGAGCACTTTTGCGACCTATCATAATCAAAGCACAGGAAGAAAAAGTATTGCCAGCAGAAGAGCAGAGAGAAACAAAGTACATGCTTGAAAACGAGCAGACACGCACCTCAATAGATTCCATTGACTCAGGAGTCGAAGTAACTACCTCACCTAGCAACAAGCATCGAGATGCCAAGTTGGAACTGAAAAGTGAAGAACCAAAGGAAAACACAGAGGTGCTTATAGAAGCTAGTAGCATCCCTAACAAGAAACCAAAAACTCAACTCCTAGACTTCTCTGTGATGAAAGACTATAGCTTTATTTGCTATGCACTTTTTGGTTTATTTGCCACTCTGGGATTTTTTGCTCCTTCCCTATATATAATTCCTCTCAGTATGAGCCTTGGCATCAACAAAGATTGCTCTGCATACATACTGTCAGCAATGGCAATCGCTGAAGTCTTTGGCAGAATCAGTGCTGGCTGGGTCCTCAACAAAAAGCCTATCCGAAAAATTTACATTGAACTCATCTGTGTCATTCTGCTGGATATTGCCCTCTTTGCTTTCCCTTTTGCTTATGAATTTTGGGGTTTAATAACGTGTAGCATCTTCTTTGGGTTCATGCTTGGAACCGTGGCAGGCACACACATTCCTATGTTGGCCGAAGACGATGTGGTTGGGATCGAGAGGATGTCTTCAGCTGCAGGAGTTTATGTATTTGTTCAAAGTTTGTCAGGATTGGCTGGACCACCCCTTGCAG GTATGCTAGTGGATACCACAAAGAACTACAAATCTGCTTTCTATTCCTGtgctgctgggatgctgctgGCTGCTGTGTTCCTTTCTTTGGTGAGGCCTTGCAAGACAGTGCTGTGCCAAAGTAAGAAGAAACCAGCCCATGAGACTGTTTCAGAACCTTCACATGATGTACCAGATGACTTTATAGAATCTGACCTTGACAAAAGTGAGGATTCTGTAAGAGGCAGTGACAGCATGGCTTGA